One Pseudomonas rhizophila DNA window includes the following coding sequences:
- a CDS encoding alanine/glycine:cation symporter family protein, with translation MEFLQTLFGYVDSLTWGWSLIPILVVFGVFITIMSGFVQFEFFGRMFRVLSGKNQNSDPNNLSARQALLVSVGGRVGGGNIAGVAVAITLGGPGAVFWMWCIALVGMATSLVECTLAQIYKRTDGEHSFRGGPADYIRHGLGSNYNWLAIVYAVCLLAAFGLGFNAFQGNTVAGAMQDSFGISRLVTGALLVLVTGFVIFGGIKRIAKAADVVVPVMALGYLALALIVIVMNIGEIPALFVRIVSSAFGYEEAIAGGMGAAIAQGLRRGLFSNEAGLGSAPNVAATALVHHPVSQGITQSFSVFIDTIVICSCTAFIILLGDVYVAGATGIDGVVLTQQSLASHFGEWSRYALTLAILLFAFSSIIYNVYLGENALAAITKSKPALLVLRVFILGLIFLGAAAPNATSVFFFSDPMMGILALVNLIAILMLFPTAIRVINDFRAQLKAGVARPVFDPANFPDLDLDRKAWDTNRWK, from the coding sequence ATGGAATTCCTGCAAACGCTGTTTGGGTATGTCGACAGCCTCACGTGGGGGTGGTCGCTCATACCCATTCTCGTGGTCTTCGGAGTGTTCATCACGATCATGTCGGGTTTCGTCCAGTTCGAATTCTTCGGCCGGATGTTCCGCGTGCTGTCAGGGAAGAACCAGAACAGCGACCCCAATAACCTCAGCGCGCGACAGGCGCTACTCGTATCCGTGGGCGGCCGCGTGGGCGGCGGAAACATTGCCGGTGTAGCCGTCGCGATCACGCTCGGTGGGCCCGGCGCGGTTTTCTGGATGTGGTGCATCGCGCTCGTCGGCATGGCGACAAGTCTCGTCGAATGTACGCTTGCCCAGATCTACAAGCGCACCGACGGGGAGCACTCCTTCCGTGGCGGCCCAGCCGACTATATCCGGCACGGCCTCGGCTCGAACTACAACTGGCTGGCGATAGTTTATGCAGTCTGCCTGCTGGCAGCCTTCGGCCTTGGCTTCAATGCCTTCCAAGGCAACACTGTGGCCGGCGCGATGCAGGATTCGTTCGGGATCAGCCGCCTTGTGACCGGGGCACTCCTGGTGCTTGTCACCGGTTTTGTGATCTTTGGTGGAATCAAGCGCATCGCCAAGGCGGCCGATGTCGTGGTGCCCGTCATGGCGCTGGGTTACCTGGCGCTTGCCCTGATCGTCATCGTGATGAACATCGGTGAAATTCCGGCGCTCTTCGTACGCATCGTCTCTAGCGCCTTCGGCTATGAAGAAGCCATCGCCGGTGGCATGGGGGCTGCGATTGCACAAGGCTTGCGCCGCGGGCTGTTCTCAAACGAGGCCGGGCTTGGTTCCGCACCGAACGTTGCAGCCACAGCGCTGGTACATCACCCGGTCAGCCAGGGCATCACCCAATCGTTCTCGGTCTTCATCGACACGATCGTGATTTGCTCGTGCACGGCTTTCATCATCCTGCTGGGTGATGTCTATGTTGCCGGTGCTACAGGTATCGACGGTGTCGTACTGACACAACAGTCACTGGCCAGCCATTTTGGTGAGTGGTCGCGCTACGCGTTGACTCTGGCGATCCTGCTCTTCGCCTTCTCGTCCATCATCTACAACGTCTATCTGGGTGAGAACGCACTGGCGGCCATCACCAAATCCAAACCGGCCCTGCTGGTGCTGCGCGTGTTTATCCTGGGCTTGATTTTCCTCGGCGCCGCGGCCCCGAACGCCACCTCGGTGTTCTTCTTCTCAGATCCGATGATGGGCATTCTGGCACTGGTGAACCTGATTGCGATTTTGATGCTGTTCCCTACCGCGATACGGGTGATCAACGACTTCCGCGCGCAGTTGAAAGCCGGTGTGGCAAGGCCGGTCTTCGATCCGGCAAATTTCCCCGACCTCGATCTCGACCGCAAGGCATGGGATACCAATCGCTGGAAATGA
- the plsY gene encoding glycerol-3-phosphate 1-O-acyltransferase PlsY: MFWLLATFAYLLGSLSFAILLSRLTGRPDPRMSGSGNAGATNMLRLAGRKLAILTLLGDLCKGLVPVLLANLAGLSLQQQAWIGVCAVLGHLFPLYFRFRGGKGVATAAGMLLGLYPPAALLAVAAWLLTFYLTRTSSLAALIATPLILPLLAWQEPAALLPVTALVALIVWRHRGNLRDLFAGRERHF; this comes from the coding sequence ATGTTTTGGTTACTGGCGACTTTCGCCTACCTGCTTGGCTCGCTGTCCTTCGCCATTTTGCTCAGCCGCCTGACCGGTCGCCCGGATCCGCGAATGAGTGGCTCGGGCAATGCCGGCGCCACCAACATGCTGCGCCTGGCCGGACGCAAACTTGCCATCCTGACCTTGCTTGGCGACCTCTGCAAAGGCCTTGTCCCGGTTCTGCTCGCCAATCTTGCAGGACTTTCGTTGCAGCAACAGGCCTGGATCGGTGTCTGCGCCGTCCTCGGTCACTTGTTCCCGCTGTACTTTCGCTTTCGCGGCGGCAAGGGTGTCGCCACCGCCGCCGGCATGCTGCTGGGTCTGTATCCACCCGCCGCCCTGCTGGCCGTCGCTGCCTGGCTGCTGACGTTCTACCTGACCCGTACCAGCTCCCTGGCCGCCCTGATCGCCACACCGCTGATCCTGCCATTGCTGGCCTGGCAGGAGCCGGCGGCCTTGCTGCCGGTGACGGCACTCGTTGCACTGATCGTCTGGCGCCACCGGGGCAATCTACGCGACCTGTTTGCCGGGCGCGAACGGCATTTTTAA
- the rpsU gene encoding 30S ribosomal protein S21: MPAVKVKENEPFDVALRRFKRSCEKAGVLAEVRSREFYEKPTSERKRKAAAAVKRHAKKVQREQRRAVRLY, from the coding sequence ATGCCAGCCGTCAAAGTAAAAGAGAACGAACCCTTCGACGTAGCTCTGCGTCGTTTCAAGCGCTCCTGCGAAAAAGCCGGTGTTCTGGCTGAAGTTCGTAGCCGCGAATTCTACGAGAAGCCGACTTCCGAGCGTAAGCGCAAAGCAGCAGCCGCTGTTAAGCGTCACGCCAAGAAAGTTCAGCGCGAACAGCGCCGCGCCGTACGTCTGTACTAA
- a CDS encoding bifunctional diguanylate cyclase/phosphodiesterase: protein MPRLTAVILLSLMSWTATAGALTLTDEERRWLKDHPDLRLGVDASWPPFEFRDDQGRYQGLAADYVDVIRERLAVTLTPIEPVSWTMVLEQVAQGKIDLLPGIMSTPERQNYLAFTRPYLDFPIVILAHHGGAEPHNLEDLYGLKIAVVENYAPHELLRNHHPDLNLVALPNVSSALQALATDKVDAVVGDLASSVWSLRQLKLDGLYVSGETPYRYQLAMGVPRENRILVGILDKVIADMSPAQISEIQEKWVGNVRDYRRFWSDLLVYGLPALLLLSGVLAAVIRINRRLSSEIARRVDLEQELRSSEYHYRGLVESLSAIAWEARVSDFTYSYVSPHAEDLLGYPLSHWLIPGFWRNIIHPADLIRAQSYCEHEVLAGRDHCIDYRVITADGRCLWVRDIVSLIEHGHEPVMRGLMIDISEAKRTEEALRLSEQKFASVFRQCPDILVIARLMDGCLLEVNKAFEEQIGLSAAEVVGQTATELNIWGIQDVGPGLLQRLQAGSIRNLEMPFRRSNGQVFTGLISAEPFDLDTTPALVVVVRDISQLKETQQQLQTSEEKFAKAFHASPDGLLLSRQSDGLLIEVNEGFSRITGFNSALSVDRSTLDLGIWVNLNERKQMLDQLQRDGYVRDFRCHIRRNDGQIRLCEVSSRPLPIGNEDCMLTIARDITERHLMQEKLQQAATVFESTAEGVLITDTQQHISAVNRAFSEITGYSETEALGHTPRLLASGLHDSAFYAAMWHQLTAEGHWQGEISNRRKNGELYPSWLTISAVRNRDREITHFVAVFADISSLKHAQARLDYQAHHDPLTGLPNRTLFESRLLTALNSQQEDGGQGAVLFLDLDRFKHINDSLGHPVGDLLLKGIAVRLREQLRDIDTVARLGGDEFIILLPGLQQPSDAEHIAQKLLNCFAAPFQAGEHEFFISASIGTSLYPQDGCDVATLVKNADAAMYRSKAKGRNRVESYTRDLTAQASERVALEHELRRAIERNELSLSFQPKFSLADNRLVGAEALIRWTHPTFGDVPPEHFIPLAEENGMILQIGDWVLEHACRQLSEWNDAYESLGPLSVNLAGAQLRQPNLLGRIEQLLREHHLKPGLLQLEITENFIMSQAEEALAVLHQLKKLGVQLAIDDFGTGYSSLSYLKRLPLDFLKIDQSFVRGLPDDPHDVAIVRAIIALGRSMQFTIIAEGVETLAQQQFLAEEGCEQIQGYIVSLPLCAEEFAATFLRMTVSDFSDSTAEKPSL, encoded by the coding sequence ATGCCCAGACTGACGGCCGTGATTTTGCTGTCATTGATGAGCTGGACCGCAACGGCTGGCGCGCTGACGCTCACCGACGAAGAGCGCCGCTGGCTCAAGGACCACCCCGACCTGCGCCTGGGTGTCGACGCCTCCTGGCCACCGTTCGAATTTCGCGACGATCAGGGGCGGTATCAGGGCCTGGCCGCCGACTACGTGGATGTTATCCGCGAGCGGCTGGCTGTCACGCTCACGCCTATCGAGCCCGTCAGCTGGACGATGGTGCTGGAGCAGGTCGCACAGGGCAAAATCGATCTTTTACCCGGCATCATGTCCACGCCCGAACGTCAGAACTACCTGGCCTTCACCCGCCCATATCTGGACTTCCCCATCGTCATCCTGGCCCATCATGGCGGTGCAGAACCTCATAACCTTGAGGATTTGTACGGGCTGAAAATCGCCGTGGTGGAAAACTATGCGCCCCACGAACTGTTGCGCAACCACCATCCAGACCTGAATCTGGTGGCGCTGCCCAATGTCAGCTCAGCCTTGCAAGCCTTGGCCACAGATAAAGTGGATGCGGTGGTGGGCGACCTGGCTTCCAGTGTCTGGAGCCTGCGCCAACTCAAGCTTGACGGGCTCTATGTCAGCGGAGAAACACCCTATCGCTATCAACTGGCCATGGGCGTCCCCCGGGAGAACAGGATACTGGTGGGTATCCTGGACAAGGTGATAGCGGACATGAGCCCGGCCCAGATCAGCGAAATCCAGGAGAAATGGGTCGGCAATGTCCGAGATTACCGAAGGTTCTGGTCAGACCTGCTGGTTTACGGCTTGCCGGCGCTGCTCCTCTTGAGCGGTGTCCTTGCGGCGGTGATTCGCATCAATCGCCGCCTCAGCTCAGAGATCGCGCGACGAGTCGATCTGGAACAAGAACTGCGCAGCAGCGAATACCACTACCGCGGGCTGGTGGAGAGCCTTTCAGCAATTGCCTGGGAGGCAAGGGTCAGTGACTTCACCTACAGCTACGTGTCGCCTCACGCCGAAGATCTACTCGGTTATCCCCTCTCCCACTGGCTGATTCCAGGGTTCTGGCGCAACATCATTCATCCTGCCGACCTGATCCGCGCCCAGAGCTATTGTGAGCATGAAGTGCTGGCGGGCCGGGACCATTGCATTGATTACCGCGTGATCACTGCTGACGGCCGCTGCCTGTGGGTGCGCGACATTGTCAGCCTGATCGAACACGGCCACGAACCGGTGATGCGCGGGCTGATGATCGACATCAGCGAAGCCAAACGCACCGAGGAAGCGCTGCGCCTCTCCGAGCAAAAATTCGCCTCGGTATTTCGTCAATGTCCGGACATCCTGGTGATAGCGCGCCTGATGGACGGTTGCCTGCTGGAGGTCAACAAAGCCTTCGAGGAGCAGATTGGCCTGAGCGCCGCAGAGGTGGTGGGCCAAACCGCGACCGAACTGAACATCTGGGGCATCCAGGACGTCGGCCCGGGCCTGCTGCAACGATTACAGGCCGGCAGTATCCGCAATCTGGAGATGCCTTTCCGTCGCAGCAATGGCCAGGTGTTCACCGGGCTGATCTCGGCCGAACCCTTCGACCTCGACACCACCCCAGCCCTGGTCGTGGTAGTCCGTGATATCAGCCAGCTCAAGGAAACACAGCAGCAGTTGCAGACTTCCGAAGAGAAGTTCGCCAAGGCCTTTCATGCCTCGCCCGACGGCCTGCTACTGTCCCGGCAAAGCGACGGCCTGCTGATTGAGGTCAACGAAGGCTTCAGCCGTATTACCGGTTTCAATAGCGCCTTGTCGGTGGACCGTTCCACCCTGGACCTGGGTATCTGGGTCAACCTCAATGAGCGCAAACAGATGCTCGACCAATTACAACGAGACGGTTATGTCAGGGACTTCAGATGTCATATCCGCCGTAACGATGGGCAGATAAGGCTCTGCGAAGTGTCCAGCCGCCCTCTGCCCATCGGCAACGAAGACTGCATGCTGACCATCGCCCGGGACATCACCGAACGCCACCTGATGCAGGAAAAACTGCAACAGGCAGCCACCGTGTTCGAAAGCACTGCCGAAGGCGTGCTGATCACCGATACACAACAGCACATCAGCGCGGTGAACCGCGCCTTCAGCGAGATCACCGGCTATAGCGAAACCGAAGCCTTGGGTCACACGCCGCGGCTGTTGGCTTCCGGCCTGCATGACAGTGCGTTCTATGCCGCGATGTGGCACCAGTTGACCGCCGAGGGACACTGGCAGGGGGAGATTTCCAACCGGCGTAAAAACGGCGAGTTGTATCCCAGTTGGCTGACCATCAGCGCGGTGCGTAACCGGGATCGGGAAATCACCCATTTCGTTGCGGTCTTTGCCGATATTTCCAGCCTCAAGCACGCCCAGGCCCGACTCGATTACCAGGCGCACCACGACCCGCTCACCGGCCTGCCAAATCGCACATTGTTCGAAAGCCGATTACTGACGGCGCTCAACAGCCAGCAGGAAGATGGCGGCCAGGGTGCGGTGCTGTTCCTGGACCTGGACCGCTTCAAGCACATCAATGACAGCTTGGGACACCCGGTGGGAGATCTGCTACTCAAGGGTATCGCCGTGCGCCTGCGCGAGCAGTTGCGCGATATCGATACCGTGGCGCGCCTGGGGGGTGACGAATTCATCATCCTGCTGCCAGGCCTGCAACAACCCAGCGACGCCGAACACATTGCCCAAAAACTGTTGAATTGCTTTGCCGCACCGTTCCAGGCCGGTGAACATGAGTTTTTCATCAGCGCCAGCATCGGCACCAGCCTGTACCCACAGGATGGCTGCGACGTCGCCACGCTGGTCAAGAATGCCGACGCGGCGATGTACCGCTCCAAGGCCAAGGGCCGCAACCGGGTTGAAAGCTACACCCGCGACCTCACCGCCCAGGCCAGTGAGCGGGTGGCACTGGAACACGAGTTGCGACGCGCCATCGAGCGCAACGAATTATCGTTGTCCTTCCAACCCAAATTCAGCCTTGCCGACAATCGCCTGGTGGGCGCCGAGGCGCTGATTCGCTGGACCCACCCCACATTTGGCGACGTACCGCCGGAGCATTTCATCCCGCTGGCCGAAGAAAACGGCATGATCCTGCAGATTGGCGACTGGGTACTGGAACATGCCTGTCGACAACTGTCCGAATGGAACGACGCCTACGAAAGCCTCGGCCCGCTGTCGGTCAACCTTGCCGGAGCCCAATTGCGCCAACCCAACCTGCTGGGGCGTATCGAACAGTTGCTGCGTGAGCACCACCTCAAGCCCGGCTTGTTGCAACTGGAAATTACCGAAAACTTCATCATGAGCCAGGCCGAAGAAGCCCTCGCGGTGCTGCACCAGCTGAAAAAACTCGGTGTGCAACTGGCGATAGACGACTTCGGCACCGGCTACTCCTCCCTGAGCTATCTCAAGCGTTTGCCACTGGACTTCCTCAAGATCGACCAGTCCTTCGTCCGTGGCCTGCCCGATGACCCGCACGACGTGGCCATCGTGCGGGCAATCATCGCGCTGGGCCGCAGTATGCAATTCACCATCATCGCCGAAGGCGTCGAGACCCTGGCCCAACAACAATTCCTGGCTGAAGAAGGGTGCGAACAGATCCAGGGCTACATCGTCAGCCTGCCCCTGTGCGCCGAAGAGTTCGCCGCAACGTTTCTTCGTATGACCGTATCGGATTTTTCGGATAGCACAGCCGAGAAACCGTCGCTATAA
- the tsaD gene encoding tRNA (adenosine(37)-N6)-threonylcarbamoyltransferase complex transferase subunit TsaD, whose amino-acid sequence MLVLGLETSCDETGVALYDSERGLLADALFSQIDLHRAYGGVVPELASRDHVKRMLPLIRQVLAEAGCVPTEIDAIAYTAGPGLVGALLVGASCAQALAFAWGIPALGVHHMEGHLLAPMLEPQPPEFPFVALLVSGGHTQLVRVDGIGQYELLGETLDDAAGEAFDKTAKMMGLNYPGGPEIARLAAHGVEGRFVFPRPMCDRPGLDFSFSGLKTFALNTWQQCVSAGDDGEQARCDISLAFQQAVVETLTIKCKRALKQAGLKRLVIAGGVSANKALRLSLENMLGSMNGDVYYARPEFCTDNGAMIAFAGCQRLQAGQHESLAISVQARWPMEQLSPL is encoded by the coding sequence ATGCTAGTACTGGGATTAGAAACCTCCTGCGACGAAACCGGTGTCGCATTATACGACAGTGAACGCGGCCTGTTGGCCGATGCGCTGTTCAGCCAGATCGACCTGCACCGCGCCTATGGCGGCGTGGTGCCCGAGCTTGCGTCCCGCGATCACGTCAAGCGCATGCTGCCCTTGATTCGCCAGGTCCTGGCCGAGGCCGGCTGTGTGCCGACCGAGATCGACGCCATTGCCTACACCGCCGGGCCGGGCCTGGTGGGCGCGCTGCTGGTGGGTGCTTCCTGTGCCCAGGCGCTCGCCTTCGCCTGGGGTATCCCGGCCTTGGGTGTGCATCACATGGAAGGTCATTTGCTGGCGCCGATGCTGGAGCCGCAACCGCCTGAGTTTCCGTTCGTCGCTTTGTTGGTCTCTGGCGGTCATACACAGTTGGTCCGGGTCGATGGCATCGGCCAATACGAACTGTTGGGGGAAACCCTGGACGACGCTGCCGGTGAAGCCTTCGACAAGACCGCGAAGATGATGGGCCTCAATTACCCGGGCGGACCGGAAATCGCACGGTTGGCGGCCCACGGAGTGGAAGGGCGTTTCGTCTTCCCGCGGCCGATGTGTGACCGCCCCGGCCTGGATTTCAGCTTCAGCGGCCTGAAAACCTTCGCCCTGAACACCTGGCAGCAATGCGTCAGCGCCGGAGACGACGGCGAGCAAGCCCGTTGCGACATCTCGCTGGCGTTCCAGCAGGCGGTGGTGGAGACTTTGACCATCAAGTGCAAGCGCGCCCTGAAACAGGCCGGACTCAAGCGTCTGGTGATCGCTGGCGGAGTCAGTGCGAACAAGGCTTTGCGCTTGTCACTAGAGAACATGCTTGGCAGCATGAACGGCGACGTTTACTACGCCAGGCCGGAGTTCTGCACAGATAACGGGGCGATGATTGCCTTCGCCGGATGCCAGCGTTTGCAAGCCGGCCAGCACGAAAGCCTGGCAATCAGCGTGCAGGCGCGCTGGCCCATGGAGCAGTTGTCACCGCTGTAG
- the rpoD gene encoding RNA polymerase sigma factor RpoD yields MSGKAQQQSRIKELILLGREQGYLTYAEVNDHLPEDISDPEQVEDIIRMINDMGINVFEVAPDKDALMLADADTDEAAAEEAAAALAAVETDIGRTTDPVRMYMREMGTVELLTREGEIEIAKRIEEGIREVMGAIAHFPGTVDHILSEYTRVTTEGGRLSDVLSGYIDPDDGIAPPAAEVPPPIDAKAAKADDDTDDDDAEASDDEEEAESGPDPVIAAQRFGAVADQMEITRKALKKHGRNNKQAIAELLALAELFMPIKLVPKQFEGLVERVRGALDRLRQQERAIMQLCVRDARMPRADFLRQFPGHEVDESWTDALAKGKSKYAEAIARLQPDIIRCQQKLTALEAETGLTVAEIKDINRRMSIGEAKARRAKKEMVEANLRLVISIAKKYTNRGLQFLDLIQEGNIGLMKAVDKFEYRRGYKFSTYATWWIRQAITRSIADQARTIRIPVHMIETINKLNRISRQMLQEMGREPTPEELGERMEMPEDKIRKVLKIAKEPISMETPIGDDEDSHLGDFIEDSTMQSPIDVATVESLKEATREVLSGLTAREAKVLRMRFGIDMNTDHTLEEVGKQFDVTRERIRQIEAKALRKLRHPTRSEHLRSFLDE; encoded by the coding sequence ATGTCCGGAAAAGCGCAACAGCAGTCTCGTATCAAAGAGTTGATCCTATTGGGTCGTGAGCAGGGCTACCTGACTTACGCGGAGGTCAACGACCACCTGCCGGAGGATATTTCAGATCCGGAACAGGTGGAAGACATCATCCGCATGATCAACGACATGGGGATCAACGTATTCGAGGTTGCTCCAGATAAGGATGCCCTTATGCTGGCCGACGCCGATACCGACGAGGCGGCCGCTGAAGAAGCGGCCGCAGCGTTGGCAGCGGTCGAGACCGACATTGGTCGCACCACCGATCCCGTGCGCATGTACATGCGTGAAATGGGTACGGTAGAGCTCCTCACGCGTGAAGGCGAAATCGAAATCGCCAAGCGCATTGAAGAAGGCATCCGCGAAGTGATGGGCGCAATCGCGCACTTCCCTGGCACGGTTGACCATATTCTCTCCGAGTACACCCGCGTCACCACCGAAGGTGGCCGCCTGTCCGACGTCCTGAGCGGTTACATCGACCCGGACGACGGTATCGCGCCGCCTGCAGCCGAAGTGCCGCCGCCGATCGACGCGAAAGCCGCCAAGGCCGACGACGACACCGATGACGACGACGCCGAAGCCAGCGACGACGAAGAAGAAGCCGAAAGCGGTCCGGATCCGGTCATCGCTGCCCAGCGTTTCGGCGCTGTGGCCGACCAGATGGAAATCACCCGCAAGGCGCTGAAGAAGCATGGCCGCAACAACAAGCAGGCAATTGCCGAGCTGTTGGCACTGGCCGAGCTGTTCATGCCGATCAAACTGGTGCCAAAGCAATTCGAAGGCCTGGTCGAGCGTGTCCGCGGCGCCCTGGATCGTCTGCGTCAGCAAGAGCGCGCGATCATGCAACTGTGCGTGCGTGATGCCCGCATGCCACGTGCTGATTTCCTGCGTCAGTTCCCTGGCCACGAAGTCGACGAAAGCTGGACCGATGCACTGGCCAAAGGCAAAAGCAAATACGCTGAAGCCATTGCCCGCCTGCAACCGGACATCATTCGTTGCCAGCAGAAGCTGACCGCGCTGGAGGCCGAAACCGGCCTGACCGTCGCCGAGATCAAGGACATCAACCGTCGCATGTCGATCGGTGAGGCCAAGGCCCGCCGCGCGAAGAAAGAGATGGTCGAAGCGAACTTGCGTCTGGTGATCTCCATCGCCAAGAAGTACACCAACCGCGGCCTGCAATTCCTCGATCTGATCCAGGAAGGCAACATCGGCCTGATGAAAGCGGTGGACAAGTTCGAATACCGTCGCGGCTACAAGTTCTCGACTTATGCCACCTGGTGGATCCGTCAGGCGATCACTCGCTCGATCGCCGACCAGGCCCGCACCATCCGTATTCCGGTGCACATGATCGAGACCATCAACAAGCTCAACCGCATTTCCCGGCAGATGTTGCAGGAGATGGGTCGTGAACCGACTCCGGAAGAGCTGGGCGAACGCATGGAAATGCCTGAGGACAAAATCCGCAAGGTATTGAAGATCGCCAAAGAGCCGATCTCCATGGAAACCCCGATCGGTGATGACGAAGACTCCCATCTGGGTGACTTCATCGAAGACTCCACCATGCAGTCGCCGATTGATGTCGCCACCGTTGAGAGCCTCAAGGAAGCGACTCGCGAAGTACTCTCCGGCCTCACTGCCCGTGAAGCCAAGGTACTGCGCATGCGTTTCGGCATCGACATGAATACCGACCACACCCTTGAGGAAGTCGGTAAGCAGTTTGACGTAACCCGCGAGCGGATTCGTCAGATCGAGGCCAAGGCCTTGCGCAAATTGCGCCACCCGACGCGAAGCGAGCACCTGCGCTCCTTCCTCGACGAGTGA
- the dnaG gene encoding DNA primase — protein MAGLIPQSFIDDLLNRTDIVDVVSSRLQMKKAGKNYTACCPFHKEKTPSFSVSPDKQFYYCFGCGAGGNALGFIMDHDNLDFPQAVEELAKAAGMEIPREESGRAHKPRQPTDSPLYPLLTAAADFYRQALKSHPARKAAVDYLKGRGLTGEIARDFGLGFAPPGWDNLYKHLSSDTLQQRAMIDAGLLIENAETGKRYDRFRDRVMFPIRDTRGRIIAFGGRVLGDDKPKYLNSPETPVFHKGQELYGLYEARKNNRNLDEIIVVEGYMDVIALAQQGLRNAVATLGTATSEEHMKRLFRVVPSVLFCFDGDQAGRNAAWRALEATLPCLQDGRRARFLFLPEGEDPDTLVRSEGTDAFRARINQHAQPLADYFFQQLTEEADPRSLEGKAHMATLAAPLIDKVPGANLRTLMRQRLTEITGLNSETVNQLVHSAPQEAPPAYDPGIDYDAMPDFADYHQPQQDYAPAQEWTPKKPGSGGKKWDKKPWDKNGKRGDRDQPRAPRVPAAVEPPTLAALRTLLHHPQLAEKVEDAGHFAAEDHSNTQLLIALLEAVQKNPKLNSFQLIARWHGTEQGRLLKALAEKEWLIDGDNLEQQFFDTITSLSARQRERNLEQLLRKARQSELTSEEKNQLRDLLSRNVCASNPTSTGA, from the coding sequence ATGGCCGGGCTGATTCCCCAGAGCTTTATTGACGACCTCCTGAACCGCACCGACATCGTCGATGTGGTCAGCTCTCGCCTGCAAATGAAAAAAGCCGGCAAGAATTACACGGCCTGCTGCCCGTTCCACAAGGAAAAGACCCCGTCCTTCAGCGTCAGCCCCGACAAACAGTTTTACTACTGTTTCGGCTGTGGCGCTGGCGGCAATGCCCTCGGCTTCATCATGGACCACGACAACCTGGACTTCCCCCAGGCTGTCGAAGAACTGGCCAAAGCCGCCGGCATGGAAATTCCCCGCGAGGAAAGTGGCCGAGCGCACAAACCGCGCCAACCCACCGACTCGCCGCTCTACCCATTGCTAACCGCGGCGGCCGATTTTTATCGCCAGGCCCTCAAAAGCCATCCTGCCCGCAAGGCAGCCGTGGATTATCTCAAGGGCCGCGGCCTGACCGGGGAAATCGCCCGGGATTTCGGCCTCGGCTTTGCCCCACCCGGCTGGGACAATCTGTACAAGCACTTAAGCAGCGACACCTTGCAGCAACGCGCGATGATCGACGCCGGCCTGCTGATCGAGAATGCCGAAACCGGCAAGCGCTATGATCGCTTCCGCGACCGGGTAATGTTCCCGATCCGTGACACGCGCGGACGGATCATCGCGTTTGGCGGCAGGGTCCTGGGCGACGACAAACCCAAGTATCTGAACTCCCCGGAGACCCCGGTATTCCATAAAGGACAGGAACTCTACGGGCTGTACGAAGCGCGCAAGAACAACCGCAACCTCGACGAAATCATCGTCGTCGAAGGTTACATGGACGTGATCGCCCTGGCCCAGCAAGGTTTACGCAATGCCGTTGCGACCCTGGGCACCGCCACCAGCGAAGAGCACATGAAGCGCCTGTTTCGCGTCGTGCCCAGCGTGCTGTTCTGCTTCGACGGCGATCAGGCCGGCCGCAATGCCGCCTGGCGAGCACTGGAAGCGACATTGCCATGCCTGCAGGATGGGCGGCGAGCGCGCTTCCTGTTTTTACCCGAGGGCGAGGACCCGGATACCCTGGTGCGCTCCGAAGGCACCGATGCTTTCCGTGCGCGGATCAACCAGCACGCGCAACCGCTGGCCGATTATTTTTTCCAGCAGTTGACCGAAGAAGCCGATCCACGCTCCCTCGAAGGCAAGGCTCATATGGCCACCCTCGCGGCACCGTTGATCGACAAGGTACCCGGCGCCAACTTGCGCACACTGATGCGCCAGCGTCTGACCGAAATCACCGGCCTGAACAGTGAAACGGTCAATCAGTTGGTCCACAGCGCCCCCCAGGAAGCACCGCCGGCTTACGACCCAGGCATTGATTACGACGCGATGCCGGATTTCGCCGACTATCATCAACCTCAGCAGGACTACGCGCCTGCGCAGGAATGGACACCCAAGAAACCGGGCAGCGGCGGCAAGAAATGGGACAAAAAACCCTGGGACAAGAACGGTAAGCGCGGCGATCGCGACCAGCCACGTGCCCCGCGCGTGCCGGCCGCCGTCGAACCACCAACACTGGCCGCCCTGCGGACTCTGCTGCACCACCCGCAACTGGCTGAAAAGGTCGAGGACGCCGGGCACTTCGCCGCCGAGGACCACAGCAATACGCAATTGCTGATCGCACTCCTTGAAGCCGTGCAGAAGAACCCCAAACTTAACTCTTTCCAGTTGATCGCCCGGTGGCACGGCACCGAACAAGGGCGCCTGTTGAAGGCCCTGGCCGAGAAGGAATGGTTGATTGATGGAGACAACCTTGAACAACAGTTTTTCGACACCATTACTAGCTTGTCCGCCCGCCAACGCGAGCGAAATCTGGAACAACTTCTGCGAAAAGCTCGCCAGAGCGAGTTGACCAGCGAAGAGAAAAACCAATTGCGCGATTTACTCAGCCGCAATGTTTGCGCATCAAACCCGACCTCAACTGGCGCGTGA